Proteins encoded together in one Vigna angularis cultivar LongXiaoDou No.4 chromosome 5, ASM1680809v1, whole genome shotgun sequence window:
- the LOC108339290 gene encoding uncharacterized protein LOC108339290: MAYCGYMNAVRTWQLRTVVDNHTCSREHKVKLLNSKWLSKRLEKTVRENPKVKVGEIRDKISRKWNVGVSRSMAFRAKSIASDHVDGCFKEQYKRNYDYANELSVRNPGSTVKVEVEENVDGHIFKMFYVCLKACKDSFVSCRPIIGLDGAFLKGKYGGELLTAIARDANDQMLPLAYAIVEVENKETWKWFLELVDEDIGGEAVHVSLTFISDQQKGLMQAFEEVLPRVDHWFCVRHLYANFRKKFPSKQLKRMMWKAATTTHPQAWETEMRKLKEVNLEAFQYLIKIPPRFTTTAKCDTLVNNMSEAFNSVLLHTRSKPIITMLEDIRLYLMNRWATNRTKIASLSGLFEVRHVSQAGNKFIVDIDKVECTCRKWAISGIPCCHALAVMKFLNLDADDFIPVCFRKSTYEEMYSSIVYPINGQNMWEITPYNDVLPPKKRILPGRPKKKRRL; this comes from the exons ATGGCATATTGTGGTTATATGAATGCAGTACGAACGTGGCAATTAAGGACTGTTGTTGACAACCACACTTGTAGTAGAGAGCACAAAGTCAAATTACTTAATTCCAAATGGCTGAGTAAGAGGTTGGAGAAAACCGTGAGAGAAAATCCCAAAGTCAAGGTAGGGGAAATTCGTGACAAGATAAGTAGAAAGTGGAATGTTGGTGTATCTAGATCCATGGCTTTTAGAGCAAAGTCCATTGCTTCAGACCATGTTGATGGGTGTTtcaaagaacaatataaaaggaACTATGATTATGCGAATGAGCTCTCAGTTCGTAATCCTGGATCCACAGTAAAGGTGGAAGTGGAAGAGAATGTCGATGGCCATATTTTCAAGATGTTCTATGTTTGTCTTAAGGCCTGCAAGGACAGTTTTGTGTCCTGCAGGCCAATTATAGGGCTAGATGGTgcttttttaaaaggtaaatatGGTGGTGAATTGCTAACTGCTATTGCGAGAGACGCAAATGACCAGATGCTACCTCTAGCATATGCCATTGTGGAAGTAGAGAATAAAGAAACATGGAAATGGTTTCTGGAACTTGTGGATGAAGACATTGGTGGGGAGGCAGTACATGTATCATTGACATTCATATCAGATCAACAAAAG GGCTTAATGCAAGCTTTTGAAGAAGTGCTCCCTAGAGTTGATCATTGGTTCTGTGTTAGGCACCTTTACGCaaattttaggaaaaaattCCCTTCAAAGCAGCTAAAGCGGATGATGTGGAAGGCAGCTACAACAACTCATCCACAAGCCTGGGAAACCGaaatgagaaaattaaaggaagtGAATCTCGAGGCCTTCCAATACCTTATAAAAATTCCTCCCAG GTTTACCACCACTGCTAAGTGTGATACTTTGGTAAACAACATGTCAGAGGCATTCAATAGTGTATTGCTGCATACAAGGTCAAAGCCAATCATAACCATGTTGGAGGATATCCGCCTTTACTTGATGAACAGATGGGCAACAAACCGAACAAAAATAGCCTCATTGTCTGGG CTGTTTGAAGTTCGTCATGTGTCCCAAGCTGGCAACAAGTTTATAGTTGATATAGACAAAGTTGAATGCACATGCAGAAAATGGGCTATCTCGGGCATTCCATGTTGTCATGCATTGGCTGTTATGAAGTTTCTGAATTTAGATGCAGATGACTTCATCCCTGTTTGTTTTAGGAAGTCAACATACGAAGAAATGTACTCTTCCATTGTGTATCCAATTAATGGTCAGAATATGTGGGAAATTACCCCATATAATGATGTGCTCCCTCCAAAAAAGAGAATATTGCCAGGGAGGcccaagaagaaaagaaggttgTAG